One Bacillota bacterium DNA segment encodes these proteins:
- a CDS encoding glycosyltransferase family 4 protein: MKVLHVNNVANVPEGLVRGLNSIGVEAHLFQPFTGINKTGRFAKLSVLAHRIRDTRLVAKQVLKENYDIVHIHYAYFGILGILGGYQYWLHCHGTDIRRNLNNPAYGKITSLSLMRAKRVLYSTPDLKKYADKIRPDAVFLPNPIQTDKFKPRSLKGTDGKILLISRIDKVKGIDTAFKAFEILKKQNPTVQIDVFSWGPDLARFKNKQFVNFIPTVKHEELGELISNYQIIVGQFDLGIMGMSEMEAMACARPVVSYFKYQDWYAEAPPLISTKNEVEIAAQIEGLLAKPKLCEEIGQAGRGWVIKYHDYIAVAKKLAELYKR; this comes from the coding sequence ATGAAAGTTTTACATGTAAACAACGTAGCCAACGTCCCAGAGGGGCTTGTAAGAGGCCTAAACAGCATTGGAGTTGAAGCCCATCTTTTTCAACCATTTACAGGAATCAATAAGACAGGCAGATTTGCCAAACTAAGTGTGCTGGCGCACAGAATTAGAGATACGAGGCTGGTTGCAAAGCAAGTCCTAAAAGAGAACTATGACATTGTCCACATTCATTACGCCTATTTTGGGATATTAGGAATACTGGGCGGATATCAGTATTGGCTTCATTGCCATGGTACTGATATCCGCCGCAATTTAAATAACCCGGCATACGGCAAAATAACATCGCTAAGCCTTATGCGAGCCAAGCGCGTGCTCTATTCAACACCAGACTTAAAAAAATACGCCGACAAAATAAGACCTGATGCAGTTTTTCTTCCAAATCCGATACAAACGGATAAGTTTAAGCCGAGAAGCCTAAAGGGAACCGACGGTAAAATTCTTCTTATCAGCCGCATAGATAAAGTCAAAGGGATAGATACGGCATTTAAAGCCTTCGAAATACTTAAAAAACAAAACCCAACCGTGCAAATTGATGTATTCTCGTGGGGTCCAGACCTCGCCAGATTTAAGAATAAACAATTTGTCAACTTTATCCCAACGGTCAAACATGAAGAGCTGGGAGAGTTAATATCAAACTACCAGATAATAGTAGGCCAGTTTGATTTGGGTATCATGGGAATGTCTGAGATGGAGGCAATGGCCTGCGCAAGACCAGTTGTCAGCTATTTTAAGTACCAGGATTGGTATGCTGAGGCCCCTCCTCTTATCTCAACAAAAAACGAAGTTGAGATCGCGGCACAAATTGAAGGGCTTCTGGCAAAACCAAAACTCTGCGAAGAGATCGGACAAGCCGGGCGGGGCTGGGTTATTAAATATCATGACTATATAGCTGTCGCAAAAAAACTGGCTGAACTGTACAAGAGATGA
- a CDS encoding LCP family protein has translation MYVGKHVVKQNPVRPKKPERRRKRGYLRVFILWSILIFIILAGVGFVYAKYLEARIHNEDQAYAGNDDDFELTPPVEDKPVTFVLLGSDSRGEEGDIGRSDTLMVFRINPKKKVGYLLSIPRDARVDIPGHGKQKINAAYQFGGPRLVIKTVEKLSGLKINHYAVVDFEGFKEIVDALGGIDIDVEKKLVDLRHGINIRPGYQHMDGEEALKYVRIRHCDDDFGRMGRQQKFIRAVMDKLLRLSNVIRIPQLAEIASRNVRTDKGLGITQMINYGQQVRTIGRQNIHMLTLPGGTETIGGISYVILDKRQTDWIFERIKNDMPLTLTEEEKQNKNIKIEVQNGSGKPGMAKAMGDKLTSLQFKVIELGNANNFNYYETQIVVAAEKEELGRRVQSALGFGHVSTDARPSGSADVVVIVGRDFIYMNNDRLDSSFGTSNLKSTGRYGNVGTKSGR, from the coding sequence TTGTACGTAGGTAAGCATGTAGTCAAGCAAAATCCAGTAAGGCCAAAGAAACCTGAAAGACGGCGCAAAAGAGGCTATTTGCGGGTCTTTATTCTATGGTCAATTTTAATATTTATCATCCTGGCAGGGGTTGGCTTTGTTTATGCCAAATACCTTGAGGCGAGAATCCACAATGAGGACCAGGCGTACGCGGGAAACGATGATGACTTCGAGTTGACTCCACCAGTTGAGGATAAGCCTGTTACATTTGTTCTCCTTGGAAGTGATAGCAGGGGAGAAGAGGGCGACATCGGACGCTCTGATACCCTGATGGTCTTTAGAATTAATCCTAAGAAAAAAGTCGGCTATCTTCTCTCGATACCCAGAGATGCAAGAGTTGATATTCCGGGGCACGGAAAGCAAAAAATAAACGCTGCTTATCAGTTTGGCGGCCCAAGGCTTGTTATAAAGACTGTGGAGAAGCTTTCCGGTTTGAAAATTAACCATTATGCTGTTGTTGACTTTGAGGGATTTAAAGAAATTGTCGATGCGCTGGGTGGTATCGATATCGATGTCGAGAAAAAACTGGTAGACCTGCGGCACGGAATAAACATCCGGCCTGGATATCAGCATATGGATGGGGAAGAAGCCTTAAAATACGTAAGAATACGCCACTGTGATGACGATTTTGGCAGGATGGGTCGGCAGCAGAAGTTCATAAGGGCAGTTATGGATAAACTCTTGCGCTTGAGCAATGTCATAAGAATACCTCAACTAGCAGAGATAGCATCCCGTAATGTACGAACAGACAAAGGTCTTGGAATTACGCAGATGATAAACTATGGTCAGCAGGTAAGAACCATAGGCCGCCAGAATATCCACATGTTAACACTGCCCGGAGGAACGGAGACAATCGGCGGAATAAGCTATGTCATTCTCGATAAACGCCAAACCGATTGGATATTTGAACGCATTAAAAACGACATGCCGCTTACACTGACCGAAGAAGAAAAACAAAACAAAAATATTAAGATAGAGGTTCAAAACGGTAGCGGCAAACCTGGTATGGCAAAAGCTATGGGTGACAAGCTAACATCGCTTCAGTTCAAAGTTATCGAGCTTGGAAATGCTAACAATTTCAACTACTATGAGACCCAGATTGTTGTTGCCGCTGAGAAAGAAGAACTGGGAAGACGAGTTCAATCTGCACTTGGCTTTGGACATGTATCTACAGATGCGAGACCGTCCGGGTCCGCTGATGTGGTGGTTATAGTAGGAAGGGACTTTATCTATATGAACAACGACAGGCTGGATAGCAGCTTTGGCACAAGCAACTTAAAGAGTACCGGCAGGTATGGCAATGTCGGCACGAAATCAGGCAGATAG
- a CDS encoding sugar transferase — MLNKFRSVIESGLLSFLLFWSFVQFYNLFLVREAPLTVILIIIAHYITSVFCGYWAGWRSKNDGWLYGIIGYVLFRTLALKFNVHAVLPFPLHIRLLGFIPVLTLLMFGGVIGEQRARYASINQRNQVIYPVIKRILDFVLSTFALLVLGPLMLVIAIGIKLASPGPIFFHQRRIGQHGRLINIIKFRTMNEGADKINHLQLLKAQNDNACQIKDDPRVFPFGKLLRTTSLDELPQLINVATGEMSLIGPRPLVPEELEVSDGATLKRLEVKPGLTGLAQISGRGNLTPEERLRMDIDYVEKQSFFLDLKIMLITAWRVLTRHGAY, encoded by the coding sequence ATGCTCAATAAGTTTCGCTCGGTAATCGAATCAGGACTCCTTTCGTTCTTGCTGTTCTGGTCGTTTGTACAATTTTACAATTTATTCTTGGTGCGAGAAGCACCGCTAACCGTTATTCTTATTATTATCGCTCATTATATAACCTCAGTATTTTGTGGTTACTGGGCTGGATGGCGTTCTAAAAATGACGGCTGGCTATATGGAATTATAGGGTACGTCCTGTTCAGAACCCTGGCCCTAAAGTTTAACGTACATGCCGTATTGCCGTTTCCTCTCCATATAAGATTACTTGGTTTTATACCCGTCCTCACACTCCTTATGTTTGGGGGAGTCATCGGGGAGCAGCGGGCACGCTATGCATCGATAAACCAACGCAACCAGGTCATCTACCCAGTAATAAAAAGAATACTGGATTTTGTCTTAAGCACTTTTGCCTTGCTCGTGCTGGGTCCTTTAATGCTGGTTATCGCAATCGGAATCAAACTTGCGTCACCCGGACCGATTTTTTTTCACCAGAGAAGAATTGGACAGCATGGCCGTCTAATTAACATAATTAAATTCCGCACGATGAATGAGGGTGCAGACAAGATAAACCACCTGCAACTTCTTAAAGCTCAGAACGATAATGCCTGCCAGATAAAAGACGACCCGAGAGTTTTTCCATTTGGGAAGCTTTTGCGAACAACCAGCTTGGATGAACTACCGCAGCTTATAAACGTTGCAACCGGTGAAATGAGCTTGATCGGCCCGAGACCACTTGTTCCTGAGGAGCTAGAAGTATCCGACGGAGCCACCTTAAAGAGATTGGAAGTAAAACCGGGCCTGACTGGGCTTGCGCAAATAAGCGGTCGAGGAAATCTAACACCTGAAGAGAGGCTGCGGATGGATATAGACTACGTTGAAAAGCAATCGTTCTTTCTTGACTTAAAGATAATGTTAATTACAGCCTGGCGAGTGCTGACCCGCCACGGCGCATATTGA
- a CDS encoding glycosyltransferase family 39 protein has product MGFAVVSWVKIFAKRTIVLLALIWALWIYYLFFKSLSYPRLPTAIFLGFSLVFFLAIYGLFWYLVRGRHGYPTMDLGDFPLLLFAAFTAIIADSFVVAATVGDFHSYLSNNLQEVTFLLTLIAAVFYLGELVTKRLRTDNSVVERIFISVVAGLGVMAILILVAGVIGFLHPLPIRIVVLLLATLGAIQLTRLRKQRSVDREDLDFLPNPISLSLTVILAFGFVVSWAPLWNYDSLLYHIGIPKLYLQTHGIYYIRDFLPANYPLNGEMLFMLSLALKDDILTQLLSYFISLWLILGVFLITKRLYSDRAAAISIVLMLTLSAFVHKIPVSDNDALLSLFILACLFAFAVWREKKQNGWLYLSALMLGFAAGTKYSGFLVLVTFGLPALIIIATVKGKETSDKAQVGKVLAIYLALTLVGFGPWLFKNYLFTGNPTCSMLMGIFEDRDCIASLTNLFQNTVKNPNLLSNGNGPLGYSFIPRFLLIGEPSDLSMGPALLSFLPLALRKDILAKPMSIILVVVAAGFLIPWLVLPVQVTQFALPGLVLIMPLISAGIDSLTSNNRIIKVAIVLLLLAGVFTNIFLLTVSQIKAFSAGMAYSSHQQFMRNNALYQAYNYINKHIPSDEKIAMVIGDGIYYLNKRPLLILNPLNNSKLKQAGFGSPERLMWLLRREGIDYVLISSEVKRYVYNQKENASYSIYRPLVEDLDLLILSEQLDMVYKYQDIYLYKIAEIPATRTPTKSQNNN; this is encoded by the coding sequence TTGGGATTTGCAGTTGTCAGTTGGGTTAAAATATTTGCAAAGCGCACGATAGTACTACTTGCATTGATTTGGGCCTTATGGATATATTACCTATTTTTCAAGTCGTTATCTTACCCAAGACTTCCTACCGCCATTTTTCTTGGTTTTTCTTTGGTGTTTTTTCTTGCCATTTATGGTTTATTCTGGTATCTGGTAAGGGGCCGCCACGGCTATCCAACCATGGACTTAGGTGACTTCCCGTTGCTTCTCTTTGCTGCATTTACTGCCATAATTGCCGATTCTTTTGTGGTTGCCGCAACAGTTGGCGATTTTCATAGCTACCTTAGCAACAACCTCCAAGAAGTCACCTTTCTTCTCACCCTTATTGCCGCCGTATTTTACCTGGGAGAACTTGTAACCAAGCGACTGAGGACTGATAATTCAGTTGTCGAGAGGATATTCATATCTGTTGTAGCCGGTCTTGGAGTCATGGCCATATTGATCCTGGTGGCAGGCGTAATTGGCTTTTTGCATCCACTGCCGATCCGCATTGTTGTACTCCTGCTGGCCACCTTAGGCGCTATTCAGCTTACCCGCCTTAGGAAACAAAGAAGTGTAGATCGTGAAGACCTTGATTTCTTGCCAAATCCTATCTCTCTTAGTCTGACCGTTATCCTTGCCTTCGGGTTTGTCGTAAGCTGGGCGCCACTATGGAACTATGATTCACTCCTTTACCATATTGGCATTCCTAAGCTCTATTTACAGACACATGGGATCTACTATATCCGCGACTTTCTCCCTGCTAACTATCCGCTAAACGGTGAGATGCTGTTTATGCTCTCACTAGCCTTAAAAGACGATATTTTAACGCAGCTACTGAGCTATTTCATTTCACTCTGGCTTATCCTTGGAGTTTTTCTCATTACCAAGCGTCTCTATTCTGACCGGGCGGCAGCTATAAGCATAGTACTCATGCTTACCCTTTCGGCATTTGTTCATAAAATTCCAGTTAGCGACAACGATGCTTTACTTTCTCTCTTTATATTGGCGTGTCTTTTTGCCTTTGCGGTCTGGCGGGAGAAAAAGCAGAACGGATGGCTTTATCTATCTGCACTAATGCTTGGATTTGCCGCAGGCACGAAGTATTCAGGCTTTCTTGTTCTGGTTACTTTTGGCCTGCCAGCACTCATAATAATTGCTACTGTAAAAGGAAAAGAGACAAGCGATAAAGCCCAAGTCGGCAAGGTTTTAGCTATCTATTTAGCTCTAACGTTAGTCGGTTTTGGACCTTGGCTTTTCAAAAACTACTTATTCACCGGAAACCCAACTTGCTCTATGTTGATGGGCATATTTGAAGATCGGGATTGCATAGCGTCCTTGACCAACCTCTTCCAAAATACGGTTAAAAATCCTAATTTACTATCCAATGGCAATGGGCCTCTTGGCTACTCCTTTATCCCCAGGTTTTTATTAATTGGAGAACCATCTGACCTGTCTATGGGTCCCGCATTACTATCCTTTTTGCCGCTTGCTTTAAGAAAAGATATCCTGGCGAAACCAATGAGTATAATCTTGGTAGTTGTGGCAGCTGGCTTCTTGATTCCCTGGTTGGTTCTTCCAGTTCAGGTCACACAATTTGCACTTCCTGGTTTAGTGCTTATCATGCCGCTTATCTCGGCAGGTATAGACAGTCTCACGTCGAACAACCGTATCATTAAAGTAGCCATCGTATTATTGCTCCTGGCCGGGGTATTTACCAACATTTTCTTGCTTACCGTAAGCCAGATCAAAGCTTTTTCTGCTGGCATGGCTTATAGTAGCCATCAGCAATTTATGCGCAACAATGCATTATATCAAGCATATAATTATATCAACAAGCACATTCCCTCCGATGAGAAAATCGCAATGGTAATTGGCGATGGCATCTACTATCTTAACAAGCGGCCTTTACTGATCTTAAACCCCCTAAACAACAGCAAGTTGAAACAAGCCGGTTTTGGTAGTCCCGAAAGGCTTATGTGGCTTCTGAGGCGTGAGGGCATTGATTATGTCCTGATAAGTAGTGAGGTTAAAAGATATGTATATAACCAGAAGGAAAATGCGTCCTATAGTATCTACCGCCCACTGGTTGAAGACCTTGACCTGCTTATTTTAAGTGAGCAACTCGACATGGTATATAAATACCAAGATATCTACTTATATAAAATAGCTGAAATACCAGCCACCCGGACACCGACTAAAAGCCAGAATAACAACTAG
- a CDS encoding O-antigen ligase family protein — protein MSELAILKKDFIPSFAAIALLGVLFGTVGLFLPLPHFMLTLMGALVAVMALARIEFALSLLVLAVPLVNFRFNLGSIPVDTVSMCVGLVIASYAINYFGKRVGIQPIPFTWTFLVFILFAAVSSIVAPSITEAVSAIVRYSGYFALAFIVGRTIDSREKLTKILYLMIASGVASAIYGVYEIYRFMNLPQAEKEFYFIATGDVIPRIASTFGNSNFYAEYLVILIPITFALAFSQRRFIQKLAMLAIAIFLLSILVQTYTRGSWLATGVGVVLMSALMQVRLLWLWVAVFVIALIIEPRVASRLISIIDITGGSAGFRMKLWNIAIGVICEHPWVGTGIGNFYAAFTAYVFTHPGASVGWVAYGAHNSFLTIWAETGVFGMLSFAAIILISVKYGLYMAREKAKDNLLSWVNSAILAAVAGFSINGLTSNSFQHPQAAVFFWVLLGLQITIDGLKSEQAHTRISATVNSSLAPAKLSAVHVYYKNAIPSLPGRRSIELLKSAWYNSKIITWIFKKPIQLPASEGSLTCMLAMTLLNKVRLYLKDSVFAAIFRDISAHKALSAFLFIALSLIVRSVTKIIVG, from the coding sequence TTGTCTGAACTTGCTATTTTGAAAAAAGACTTTATACCTTCCTTTGCTGCCATTGCTTTACTGGGCGTACTGTTTGGTACAGTTGGGTTATTCTTACCTTTACCTCATTTTATGTTAACGCTAATGGGCGCTCTCGTTGCTGTGATGGCATTAGCGAGGATAGAATTTGCCCTGTCATTACTTGTGCTTGCTGTTCCGCTTGTAAATTTCAGGTTTAATCTAGGTTCGATACCTGTAGATACGGTTTCAATGTGTGTTGGATTGGTTATTGCCTCCTATGCCATAAATTATTTTGGAAAGAGAGTGGGTATCCAGCCAATTCCTTTTACCTGGACCTTTCTTGTCTTTATATTATTTGCTGCTGTTTCGTCTATTGTTGCCCCATCGATAACTGAGGCGGTATCGGCCATTGTTCGCTACTCGGGGTATTTTGCGCTTGCATTTATCGTTGGGCGTACAATTGATTCTAGAGAAAAGTTAACAAAGATACTTTATCTTATGATCGCTAGTGGTGTGGCCTCCGCTATTTACGGTGTTTATGAAATCTACCGTTTTATGAACTTGCCGCAGGCGGAGAAAGAATTTTACTTTATTGCAACTGGAGATGTTATCCCGCGGATCGCTTCGACATTTGGAAACTCTAACTTTTATGCAGAATACCTGGTTATTCTAATACCTATAACCTTTGCGCTGGCTTTTAGCCAGCGCAGGTTTATACAAAAGCTTGCTATGCTTGCCATAGCTATATTTCTGCTATCCATCCTGGTTCAAACGTATACACGTGGAAGCTGGCTTGCAACTGGTGTGGGTGTTGTGCTGATGTCGGCTCTCATGCAAGTCCGGCTGCTCTGGTTATGGGTTGCAGTATTTGTTATAGCATTGATTATAGAGCCAAGGGTAGCTAGCCGCCTTATAAGCATTATTGATATTACCGGTGGTTCAGCCGGGTTCAGGATGAAGCTATGGAATATTGCGATTGGCGTTATATGTGAGCACCCCTGGGTCGGTACAGGAATCGGCAATTTTTATGCGGCTTTTACTGCATATGTATTTACACATCCCGGAGCAAGTGTCGGATGGGTCGCCTACGGGGCACACAACTCCTTTTTAACCATATGGGCCGAGACCGGCGTTTTTGGAATGCTCTCATTTGCTGCAATTATTCTTATTTCTGTCAAATATGGGCTTTATATGGCAAGAGAAAAAGCCAAAGACAATCTTCTCTCTTGGGTTAACTCTGCTATTCTTGCTGCTGTGGCAGGTTTTTCGATAAATGGATTGACTAGCAATAGTTTTCAGCACCCGCAGGCTGCCGTATTCTTTTGGGTCCTGCTGGGTCTACAGATAACAATCGACGGCCTTAAGTCTGAGCAAGCTCACACCCGGATATCTGCCACCGTTAATAGTAGTCTTGCACCCGCAAAATTAAGCGCCGTGCACGTTTACTATAAAAATGCTATTCCAAGCCTTCCCGGGCGGCGGAGTATTGAACTGCTTAAGAGTGCTTGGTATAACAGTAAGATTATAACGTGGATTTTTAAGAAGCCAATTCAGCTGCCGGCAAGTGAAGGGAGCCTCACTTGTATGCTGGCAATGACTCTATTAAATAAGGTGCGTTTATACCTTAAGGATTCTGTGTTTGCGGCAATCTTTCGAGATATATCTGCCCATAAAGCTTTATCCGCGTTTCTTTTCATTGCATTGTCTCTAATTGTTAGGTCAGTAACCAAAATAATTGTCGGCTAG
- a CDS encoding DUF4330 domain-containing protein has translation MVLVDERGRLFGRINLVDLMIVLSVFILIALAATTLTNKGKAKSVPENKTIEYTILLKDIRPDVAKSIRIGDLVKKQAAQASIGKIKSIDIKPAQVVDFDGSRRIVSDSPVDKDVYVTITTKGRSGSDMISTGNEILRAGDRFIITTKWFIGEATIIRIAVKDDQS, from the coding sequence ATGGTATTGGTAGATGAGAGGGGAAGGCTTTTCGGGCGTATAAATTTAGTTGATTTGATGATCGTTCTTAGCGTGTTTATCCTTATTGCTTTAGCAGCCACTACATTAACCAATAAGGGTAAAGCAAAGAGCGTTCCTGAGAATAAGACGATTGAATATACGATACTACTCAAAGATATACGCCCCGACGTCGCCAAATCTATAAGAATAGGCGACTTGGTAAAGAAACAGGCGGCACAGGCATCGATTGGGAAGATAAAGAGCATCGATATCAAACCCGCCCAGGTGGTAGATTTTGATGGGAGTAGAAGAATAGTATCTGATTCGCCTGTTGATAAAGACGTTTATGTAACCATTACAACAAAAGGTCGATCTGGGAGCGATATGATATCTACGGGCAACGAAATTCTCAGAGCTGGAGATAGATTTATTATTACTACCAAATGGTTTATAGGTGAGGCGACTATAATTAGAATAGCGGTTAAAGACGACCAATCTTAG
- a CDS encoding DUF354 domain-containing protein, with translation MKEAGAYDKKLRVWIDMTNTPHVLIFRPFIKALREQGHEVFVTAREFAQTTQLLERFGIEHTLIGKHQGREVYRKIYGLLSRTSKLIAYAARKRFNLAISHGSNDCALASFFLRIPHVTMFDYEFAKAMHHINLRVSTKALIPDLIPSELLYAYGATDKKIDKYPGLKEEYYLADFKPDESVIKELGLEINKVIAVMRTPPDVALYHRFHNPVFIDVLRKLGTRDDVQVVLLPRTPKQREEISMLGYKNVIIPERAIDAQSLIYYSDLVISAGGTMNREAVALKTPVYTLFSGRMGSIDKHLIAEGKMFKLTDPDQIEVRKKQIYGQGEKRDIGLLLDKVLVVAR, from the coding sequence TTGAAGGAAGCAGGAGCTTATGACAAGAAATTGCGGGTTTGGATAGATATGACCAATACGCCGCACGTGCTTATTTTCCGCCCCTTTATTAAGGCTCTTAGAGAACAGGGACACGAGGTATTCGTGACTGCGCGTGAATTTGCCCAGACAACCCAGCTTCTGGAACGCTTTGGTATAGAACATACCTTAATTGGAAAACACCAGGGCAGAGAGGTGTACCGGAAAATCTACGGGCTTCTTAGCCGCACAAGCAAACTCATCGCTTATGCCGCTCGAAAGAGATTTAATCTTGCGATAAGCCACGGGTCAAACGATTGCGCTCTGGCTTCCTTTTTCCTCCGAATTCCCCACGTTACCATGTTTGACTACGAGTTTGCCAAAGCGATGCATCACATCAATCTAAGGGTATCGACAAAAGCGTTAATACCTGACCTTATCCCTTCCGAGCTTCTATATGCGTATGGTGCAACCGACAAAAAGATTGACAAATACCCGGGCCTTAAAGAGGAATACTACCTTGCAGATTTTAAGCCGGATGAATCGGTTATCAAAGAACTTGGATTGGAAATAAACAAGGTGATTGCTGTTATGCGCACACCGCCTGACGTTGCGCTTTATCACAGGTTTCATAATCCGGTTTTTATAGACGTCTTGCGCAAGCTAGGTACGCGCGATGACGTGCAGGTAGTTTTGCTTCCTAGAACGCCGAAGCAGCGTGAAGAAATTTCTATGTTGGGATATAAAAACGTTATTATCCCTGAGAGGGCTATTGATGCACAAAGTTTGATCTACTACTCAGACCTGGTGATAAGTGCCGGTGGCACTATGAACCGCGAAGCGGTTGCATTAAAGACACCTGTTTACACGCTCTTCTCTGGGAGGATGGGTTCGATCGATAAACATCTTATTGCAGAAGGCAAGATGTTTAAGTTGACCGACCCGGATCAAATCGAGGTAAGGAAAAAGCAAATTTATGGGCAGGGTGAGAAGCGAGATATCGGCTTGCTGTTGGACAAGGTTTTGGTAGTGGCAAGATAA
- the wecB gene encoding UDP-N-acetylglucosamine 2-epimerase (non-hydrolyzing) gives MKIATIVGARPQFIKSLPVSTEIRKLCREVLIHTGQHYDYNMSEIFFAEMGLPKPDYNLGVGSGRQGKQTAEMIGRIEAVLIDEKPDMVLVYGDTNSTLAGALAAAKLHIPVAHVEAGLRSFDRGMPEEINRIVTDRLSDILFCPTKTAVENLENEGIVEGVELVGDVMYDAALHFAAIAEEKSLILDKLKLKPKSYLLATIHRASNTDEPANLKVLLEAFVKSQKLIVFPVHPRTRKTMEDHGLSDIVKGTKVRLVEPVGYIDFLKLEKNAAKILTDSGGVQKEAFFFAVPCITLRNTTEWVETVENGWNILAGTNENLILKYIADFNPTGEPPKLYGDGKASLYIAKRLTSI, from the coding sequence ATCAAGATTGCAACAATTGTTGGGGCAAGGCCGCAATTTATAAAAAGCCTTCCTGTCTCAACAGAGATCCGCAAATTATGCCGGGAAGTGCTCATCCATACCGGACAGCACTACGACTACAATATGTCCGAAATTTTTTTTGCTGAGATGGGTTTGCCAAAGCCGGATTATAATCTTGGGGTTGGCTCAGGCAGGCAGGGCAAGCAAACGGCAGAGATGATAGGGCGTATAGAAGCGGTGCTCATTGATGAGAAGCCGGATATGGTGCTCGTCTATGGAGACACTAACTCAACGCTTGCCGGTGCACTTGCTGCGGCAAAGCTTCATATCCCGGTTGCACATGTAGAAGCTGGCTTAAGGTCTTTTGATCGCGGGATGCCAGAAGAGATAAACAGGATTGTTACAGACCGGCTTTCTGACATTTTGTTCTGCCCAACAAAAACTGCGGTTGAAAATCTTGAGAATGAAGGGATAGTAGAAGGTGTTGAGCTTGTCGGCGATGTTATGTATGATGCCGCCCTTCATTTTGCAGCAATCGCAGAAGAAAAGTCCCTTATCTTGGATAAGCTTAAACTTAAACCAAAAAGTTATCTTCTTGCGACGATACATCGTGCTTCTAATACTGATGAGCCTGCCAACCTAAAAGTGCTTCTTGAGGCGTTTGTAAAATCACAAAAATTGATTGTGTTTCCAGTTCACCCGAGAACCAGAAAAACCATGGAGGATCATGGCCTAAGCGATATAGTTAAGGGAACCAAGGTCAGGCTAGTAGAGCCTGTAGGATATATCGATTTCTTAAAGCTCGAGAAAAATGCTGCAAAAATTCTTACCGACTCAGGGGGGGTTCAGAAGGAGGCCTTTTTCTTCGCTGTTCCCTGTATTACGCTTCGCAATACAACCGAGTGGGTCGAGACGGTAGAGAATGGATGGAACATTCTTGCTGGCACTAATGAGAATCTAATACTCAAATATATTGCTGACTTTAACCCCACAGGTGAGCCTCCCAAGCTCTATGGGGACGGAAAAGCTTCTTTATATATCGCAAAGCGCTTAACATCAATATAA